One Rhinolophus ferrumequinum isolate MPI-CBG mRhiFer1 chromosome X, mRhiFer1_v1.p, whole genome shotgun sequence genomic window, GGAGGTGCTTTCTCACTTAGGGTGGACACGTCACGGGGGTGGCGGCCCggggctggggggctggcagCAGGTCAGCAGCAGGAACCCTGGCGATGGAGGGTCCGGGCGCGTGGAAAGCCCTACGTGCCTTCTCACTTGGCTGTGGGCGGGTCATGGGGGTgggagcccagggctggggggctGGCAGCAGGTCCGCAGAGGGGACACTGGCGATGGAGGGTCCGGGCACATTTGGAGCCCCCGGTGCTTTCTCACTTTGGATTCCGGAGAGTCACGGGGGTGGGGGTCTGGCCCTAATTTGCTGCCAGCAAGCCAGCAGAGGGAACACTGGCATGGGAGGGTCCGGGCAAACGTAAAGTCGGAGGTTCTTTCTCACTTTGTGTCCGCAGGGAGATCATGAACGTGGGGATCAGGGCTAAGGTGCTGGCACCAGGTCAGCAGAAGAGACCCTGGCatgggagggtggaggtgggtgtAAAGCCCCAGGTGCTTTGTCACTTTGCTTGCGGAGATCACGGAGTGGGGTCCTGGGCCTCAGGGGCTAACAGCAGGTCAACAGAGGAGTCATTGATGTGGAGATCTGGGCGGGGTGTCCCGAGTTGCTTTCTCACTTCCCTAAGGGAGAGTCATGGGGCTGGGGGGTAAGGGGCTGGCAGTAGGACACCACAGGTGACATTGGCATAGGAGGGTCTGGGCAGTGTGAAGCCTGAGGCgcttttttcactttgctttcaGAGATCGTAGGGGTGGGGGCCTGGGCCTAAGGGGCTGGCAGCAGGTCAGCAGAGGGAGGATTTCCAGGTCAGTGGAACGTCAGGGTACGGAGCATGATCACTGTGGGGACCAGTCACCCCAAACACAGAGGACACCTCCTAATCCCTAAGTACTGTCGTCAAAGAGGGCCCCAGAGATATGTCGATTCTGGGTTTGAAGTGTTGACtggagagaagcagaggggaGCAGGGGGCTGGGCTGCCAGGCCAAAATTCACATAATGATCCTGAATGTGAACTGAGAGCACATCTCAAACCCAGAACACAAGGTTCCCCTTGCCCGGCCCTGCCGTCACCCCGGTAACTCCAGGTAGGGTGGTATGGCTTGTCCTAGGTACTCTCCATGCAGCTTTGCAGGGTTGTGAGGAGCCAGGCCAATCAGAGAGGTGCCCCGTGGGTCCCCAGACAGAGCACTGACGGCCCTCAGACTTGCAGAGGCGGCCTTGGTTAAGGCCAAGGTGGGGCATCTCCCTGCAGAGGTGCACACACCATCTCATTCTCCCTCCTCCAGGTACTGGCATCTCCTGCTCTGCCCACACCGGGGCCCGCTGTGCCTGACCTGTGTCATCATGCCTCGGGGTCAGAAGAGTAAACGCCTCCAGGGTGCAGATGAGACTGAGAGTCTCCGCGGTGATCAGGCcgctgcagcagcagcagaagagtGCCCCACTTCTCCTGTTTCTGGGGGTTCTCCCCCAAGCTGCCCTGCTCCCGGCCCTTTCCAGGAACCTCAGGGAGCCTCAGCCGCTGGGCCTCCTGGGGCAGGTGTCTCATTCCCAAGATCTGACGAAGGGGCCCAGAGCCAAGCTGAGGCGGGCCCAAGCACCTCCCTTGTAGCACCGTCCCCTCGGTCGGCTCCCCCAGATCCTCTCACCAGGAAGGCACACATGCTGGTGCAGTTCCTGCTGGGGAAGTATAAAATGGGTGAGTGCATTACGCGGGCGGAAATGCTAAAGGCGGTCAAAAAGAAGTACAAGGAGCAGTTCTCTGAGATCCTCAGGAGAGCCTCTGAGCACATGGAGCTGGTCTTTGGCCTAGAGGTGAAGGAAGTCGACCCCGGCAAACACTTCTATGTCCTTATCACCATGCTGGATCTCCCCAGTGAGGGAAGTCTGACCAGTGACAGGAGTGTGCCCAAGACTGGTCTCCTGACGAACATCCTGGCCGTGATCTGCCTGAAGGGGAACCGCGCCACCGAGGAGGAGGTCTGGGAATCACTCGGCGTGTTGGGGGTCTACACTGGGAGGAGGCATGCCATATTCGGGGAGCCCAAGAGGCTCATCATCAAAGATCTAGTGCAGCCCCAGTACCTGGAGTACCGCCAGGTGCCCGGCAGTGACCCTCCGCGCTACGAGTTCCTGTGGGGCCC contains:
- the LOC117020180 gene encoding melanoma-associated antigen B2-like; translated protein: MNVGIRAKVLAPGQQKRPWHGRVEVGVKPQVLCHFACGDHGVGSWASGANSRSTEESLMWRSGRGVPSCFLTSLRESHGAGGYWHLLLCPHRGPLCLTCVIMPRGQKSKRLQGADETESLRGDQAAAAAAEECPTSPVSGGSPPSCPAPGPFQEPQGASAAGPPGAGVSFPRSDEGAQSQAEAGPSTSLVAPSPRSAPPDPLTRKAHMLVQFLLGKYKMGECITRAEMLKAVKKKYKEQFSEILRRASEHMELVFGLEVKEVDPGKHFYVLITMLDLPSEGSLTSDRSVPKTGLLTNILAVICLKGNRATEEEVWESLGVLGVYTGRRHAIFGEPKRLIIKDLVQPQYLEYRQVPGSDPPRYEFLWGPRAHAETTKMKVLEITARLKGTVPSAFPKLYEEALRDEERAEGTKRRSLYTEQGTRTL